The Pogona vitticeps strain Pit_001003342236 chromosome 3, PviZW2.1, whole genome shotgun sequence genome includes a window with the following:
- the FBXL15 gene encoding F-box/LRR-repeat protein 15 isoform X3 gives MLNFKSKSFATAEEDGGFPRKHFLDLPWEDVLFPHILSYLPLKQLLILQRVSKAFQSLIQLYLTNMRCFDSSQVGPHIPKAAFSALLKDNEVLQRLFLQNCSDWLSDKELLPVIGQNHQLLQIDLNGCVQLSRHALVAISLSCPNLHQLSLAHCEWVDSLSLRSLADHCKELESLDLTACRQLKDEAICYLAQRCHRLKSLSLAVNANVGDTAVEEVAKACPELEHLDLTGCLRVKNNSIRLSTVEDQDL, from the exons ATGTTGAACTTCAAAAGCAAGTCGTTTGCAACTGCGGAGGAGGATggagggtttccaag AAAGCATTTCTTGGACTTGCCCTGGGAAGATGTCCTCTTCCCACACATTCTCTCATATCTCCCGCTGAAGCAGCTCTTGATCCTTCAAAGGGTCAGCAAGGCATTCCAGTCTTTAATTCAGCTTTACCTTACCAACATGCGATGTTTTGATTCTAGCCAG GTTGGACCCCATATTCCAAAAGCGGCATTCAGCGCTCTCCTGAAAGACAATGAGGTACTGCAACGACTTTTCCTACAGAACTGCTCTGATTGGTTATCTGACAAGGAGCTCCTTCCTGTTATTGGCCAAAACCACCAGCTGCTGCAAATAGACCTGAATGGCTGCGTACAATTGAGTCGGCATGCTCTGGTGGCCATTTCCCTGAGCTGCCCCAATTTACACCAGCTCTCCCTTGCCCACTGTGAGTGGGTGGATAGTCTTTCTCTGCGGAGCCTGGCAGACCACTGCAAGGAACTTGAATCCCTGGACCTTACTGCTTGCCGGCAGCTGAAAGATGAAGCTATCTGCTACCTTGCACAGAGGTGCCACAGACTGAAATCCCTCTCATTGGCTGTCAATGCAAATGTTGGTGACACCGCTGTAGAGGAGGTTGCCAAAGCCTGTCCTGAACTGGAGCATCTGGACCTCACAGGCTGCCTACGGGTCAAGAACAACTCCATTAG GCTCTCAACAGTGGAAGATCAGGATTTGTGA
- the FBXL15 gene encoding F-box/LRR-repeat protein 15 isoform X2, giving the protein MEPVAGDGEGEAGATGTRKHFLDLPWEDVLFPHILSYLPLKQLLILQRVSKAFQSLIQLYLTNMRCFDSSQVGPHIPKAAFSALLKDNEVLQRLFLQNCSDWLSDKELLPVIGQNHQLLQIDLNGCVQLSRHALVAISLSCPNLHQLSLAHCEWVDSLSLRSLADHCKELESLDLTACRQLKDEAICYLAQRCHRLKSLSLAVNANVGDTAVEEVAKACPELEHLDLTGCLRVKNNSIRTVAEYCPKLRTLKVKHCHDVVESSLSILRNRGVELDVEPPLLRALVLLQDVVGFAPFINLQI; this is encoded by the exons ATGGAGCCGGTGGCCGGAGATGGGGAAGGCGAAGCGGGGGCAACTGGGACTAG AAAGCATTTCTTGGACTTGCCCTGGGAAGATGTCCTCTTCCCACACATTCTCTCATATCTCCCGCTGAAGCAGCTCTTGATCCTTCAAAGGGTCAGCAAGGCATTCCAGTCTTTAATTCAGCTTTACCTTACCAACATGCGATGTTTTGATTCTAGCCAG GTTGGACCCCATATTCCAAAAGCGGCATTCAGCGCTCTCCTGAAAGACAATGAGGTACTGCAACGACTTTTCCTACAGAACTGCTCTGATTGGTTATCTGACAAGGAGCTCCTTCCTGTTATTGGCCAAAACCACCAGCTGCTGCAAATAGACCTGAATGGCTGCGTACAATTGAGTCGGCATGCTCTGGTGGCCATTTCCCTGAGCTGCCCCAATTTACACCAGCTCTCCCTTGCCCACTGTGAGTGGGTGGATAGTCTTTCTCTGCGGAGCCTGGCAGACCACTGCAAGGAACTTGAATCCCTGGACCTTACTGCTTGCCGGCAGCTGAAAGATGAAGCTATCTGCTACCTTGCACAGAGGTGCCACAGACTGAAATCCCTCTCATTGGCTGTCAATGCAAATGTTGGTGACACCGCTGTAGAGGAGGTTGCCAAAGCCTGTCCTGAACTGGAGCATCTGGACCTCACAGGCTGCCTACGGGTCAAGAACAACTCCATTAG AACCGTGGCAGAGTACTGTCCTAAGCTGCGCACTTTGAAGGTGAAGCACTGTCATGATGTGGTGGAATCCAGCCTAAGCATCTTGCGCAATCGTGGTGTGGAACTCGATGTGGAACCTCCGCTGCTGCGTGCCCTGGTCTTGTTGCAGGATGTTGTAGGCTTTGCTCCATTTATCAATCTCCAGATCTGA
- the FBXL15 gene encoding F-box/LRR-repeat protein 15 isoform X1, whose translation MLNFKSKSFATAEEDGGFPRKHFLDLPWEDVLFPHILSYLPLKQLLILQRVSKAFQSLIQLYLTNMRCFDSSQVGPHIPKAAFSALLKDNEVLQRLFLQNCSDWLSDKELLPVIGQNHQLLQIDLNGCVQLSRHALVAISLSCPNLHQLSLAHCEWVDSLSLRSLADHCKELESLDLTACRQLKDEAICYLAQRCHRLKSLSLAVNANVGDTAVEEVAKACPELEHLDLTGCLRVKNNSIRTVAEYCPKLRTLKVKHCHDVVESSLSILRNRGVELDVEPPLLRALVLLQDVVGFAPFINLQI comes from the exons ATGTTGAACTTCAAAAGCAAGTCGTTTGCAACTGCGGAGGAGGATggagggtttccaag AAAGCATTTCTTGGACTTGCCCTGGGAAGATGTCCTCTTCCCACACATTCTCTCATATCTCCCGCTGAAGCAGCTCTTGATCCTTCAAAGGGTCAGCAAGGCATTCCAGTCTTTAATTCAGCTTTACCTTACCAACATGCGATGTTTTGATTCTAGCCAG GTTGGACCCCATATTCCAAAAGCGGCATTCAGCGCTCTCCTGAAAGACAATGAGGTACTGCAACGACTTTTCCTACAGAACTGCTCTGATTGGTTATCTGACAAGGAGCTCCTTCCTGTTATTGGCCAAAACCACCAGCTGCTGCAAATAGACCTGAATGGCTGCGTACAATTGAGTCGGCATGCTCTGGTGGCCATTTCCCTGAGCTGCCCCAATTTACACCAGCTCTCCCTTGCCCACTGTGAGTGGGTGGATAGTCTTTCTCTGCGGAGCCTGGCAGACCACTGCAAGGAACTTGAATCCCTGGACCTTACTGCTTGCCGGCAGCTGAAAGATGAAGCTATCTGCTACCTTGCACAGAGGTGCCACAGACTGAAATCCCTCTCATTGGCTGTCAATGCAAATGTTGGTGACACCGCTGTAGAGGAGGTTGCCAAAGCCTGTCCTGAACTGGAGCATCTGGACCTCACAGGCTGCCTACGGGTCAAGAACAACTCCATTAG AACCGTGGCAGAGTACTGTCCTAAGCTGCGCACTTTGAAGGTGAAGCACTGTCATGATGTGGTGGAATCCAGCCTAAGCATCTTGCGCAATCGTGGTGTGGAACTCGATGTGGAACCTCCGCTGCTGCGTGCCCTGGTCTTGTTGCAGGATGTTGTAGGCTTTGCTCCATTTATCAATCTCCAGATCTGA